From one Conexivisphaerales archaeon genomic stretch:
- a CDS encoding DUF2070 family protein, with the protein MAKFFEIKTESPNSELIKNYKYLITFPKSNTLFILTSIISYLILSVSYMLKINLLWIQITEYAVLIFSTGALILYSVYYILSKESTIVSIRRLSISSTFSNIICALLFNLVSLFLPNNKSIIMYILILFLNLSINSLFITSLFSNDYSRSFITSVLLTTPASLILISSINTMTNIIGIMLSTLSGFLMVFTIYMALYKINMASVKKLNTSTLKIFKFFLNAWINAKGTDLENFLIHNSEEKETITWLIHIETESGKKLVIVVPYVHPGPFYPIGSYNLTELLCDSLTPNYNYCFVLHGPVDHTFNLCSEEAVKDYLEQLKKGFKEFVIEEPNVGIPQSRIINKIKIVSQQINGKYIVFLSSSEGGLEDYPPDLLYELKLHGNINEFIVVDSHNSLGPTPDKHMINELIHELSNIRRIDKTTNKVRVAFTKIAKEELGNEDDLGVNGVNILLLEIDGSLHALVNVDSNNSARSVREILYKTLQKYNINLIDLTTSDTHFNATRIRNSRGYFLFGERTSQERFVSVVTQACINLITSLEPFKIAIKSQNNKVKVIRHTIYSDFKEIIKTSIKTLMNSMLILSVIFIIALLVTWVL; encoded by the coding sequence ATGGCGAAATTCTTCGAAATAAAAACAGAGTCTCCAAACTCGGAACTCATAAAAAATTATAAATATTTGATAACATTTCCTAAATCGAATACACTATTTATACTTACTAGTATCATTTCTTATCTAATTTTATCTGTAAGCTATATGTTAAAAATTAATCTTCTTTGGATACAGATAACAGAATATGCCGTCTTAATCTTCTCGACTGGAGCGCTAATCCTATATAGTGTATATTACATATTGTCAAAGGAAAGTACGATAGTATCTATCAGAAGGCTGTCAATTTCTTCTACCTTTTCAAACATAATATGTGCATTACTCTTTAATCTAGTCAGTCTATTTCTTCCTAATAATAAATCGATCATAATGTATATTCTAATTCTTTTTCTTAATTTATCAATAAATTCACTTTTTATAACATCATTATTCTCAAACGACTATAGCCGGAGCTTTATAACTTCGGTTCTGTTAACCACTCCAGCTTCATTGATACTAATATCATCAATAAACACTATGACAAATATAATTGGAATTATGTTATCTACTCTATCGGGATTCCTTATGGTTTTCACGATCTACATGGCATTATATAAAATAAACATGGCTTCTGTCAAAAAGTTGAATACGTCTACGTTAAAAATATTTAAATTTTTTTTAAACGCATGGATAAACGCGAAAGGAACGGACCTCGAAAATTTCTTAATACATAACTCTGAAGAGAAAGAAACAATAACTTGGTTAATTCATATAGAAACGGAATCGGGTAAAAAACTAGTGATTGTAGTTCCTTATGTGCATCCGGGCCCATTCTACCCTATCGGAAGTTATAACTTAACAGAACTCTTATGTGACTCTTTGACACCGAATTATAACTACTGTTTTGTTTTGCATGGACCAGTTGATCATACATTTAACCTGTGTTCAGAAGAGGCAGTTAAAGACTATTTAGAACAACTAAAAAAGGGATTTAAAGAATTTGTTATTGAAGAACCTAACGTAGGAATACCACAATCAAGGATAATTAATAAAATCAAAATAGTTTCGCAGCAAATTAATGGAAAATATATTGTTTTCTTGTCTAGCAGCGAAGGAGGCCTTGAAGACTATCCTCCGGATCTCTTATATGAATTGAAATTACATGGAAATATTAATGAATTTATTGTAGTTGATTCACATAATTCCCTTGGGCCAACGCCTGACAAACATATGATCAACGAATTGATTCATGAATTGAGCAACATCAGAAGAATTGATAAAACAACGAATAAAGTTCGAGTCGCGTTTACTAAAATAGCGAAAGAAGAATTAGGTAATGAAGATGACCTAGGAGTTAATGGTGTAAACATATTGTTATTGGAGATAGACGGTTCTTTACATGCTCTAGTTAATGTCGATTCCAATAATTCAGCCCGCTCTGTAAGAGAAATACTGTACAAAACACTTCAAAAATACAATATAAATTTAATCGATTTAACTACATCTGATACCCATTTTAACGCCACGAGGATTAGGAATAGTCGTGGGTATTTTCTATTCGGCGAAAGGACATCACAAGAACGATTCGTTAGTGTTGTAACACAAGCATGTATTAATTTAATAACTTCACTCGAACCATTTAAAATCGCAATCAAATCACAGAATAATAAGGTAAAGGTTATCAGGCATACTATTTATTCTGATTTCAAAGAAATCATAAAAACATCAATAAAAACACTAATGAACAGTATGCTTATTCTTTCTGTTATTTTCATTATAGCGTTGTTAGTAACGTGGGTGTTATGA
- a CDS encoding DUF367 family protein, translated as MNIPKLFIIHYHEDDPFRCTAEKLRRFNLVSFKVKRNRGILLDPMATTLISKEDISIVLREGLVALDISWKNVFMHFHRIRWSKTKRRSLPLLFAANPTNYAKPYKLSTVEALASALYILGFKTEASNLLSKFKWMNTYFMLNKKYLEIYAECKCSEDIQTAQSEIVKSYYS; from the coding sequence ATGAACATACCAAAATTGTTTATTATACATTATCATGAAGATGATCCATTTAGGTGCACTGCCGAAAAGCTTAGACGTTTTAATCTGGTTAGTTTTAAGGTCAAAAGGAATCGTGGAATTCTCCTAGACCCAATGGCAACAACCTTGATCTCTAAGGAAGATATTTCTATTGTTTTAAGAGAAGGTTTGGTGGCCCTTGATATAAGCTGGAAAAATGTCTTTATGCATTTCCATAGAATTCGTTGGTCCAAGACTAAAAGAAGGTCTTTACCTTTGTTATTCGCGGCAAACCCTACAAACTATGCTAAACCCTATAAATTATCCACTGTGGAAGCTCTTGCCTCGGCCTTGTACATACTCGGTTTTAAAACGGAGGCTTCTAATTTGTTAAGTAAATTCAAGTGGATGAATACTTACTTCATGCTTAATAAGAAATATCTAGAGATATATGCAGAGTGTAAATGTTCTGAAGACATTCAGACAGCTCAATCTGAGATAGTTAAATCTTATTATTCCTAA
- a CDS encoding Lrp/AsnC ligand binding domain-containing protein, with protein MAKAFVLINADLGAEDELVNELKKIPNVKEVYVVYGVYDLIAKVESDDMEKVKETITWHIRRLEKVRSTLTMIVLEE; from the coding sequence TTGGCTAAAGCCTTTGTCTTAATAAATGCGGATTTGGGAGCAGAAGACGAATTAGTAAATGAATTGAAGAAAATACCCAATGTGAAGGAAGTCTATGTCGTTTATGGGGTTTATGATTTGATAGCAAAGGTTGAGTCAGACGACATGGAAAAAGTTAAAGAAACGATTACATGGCACATCAGAAGACTAGAGAAGGTCAGGTCTACGCTTACTATGATAGTACTTGAAGAATAA